From Drosophila suzukii chromosome 2R, CBGP_Dsuzu_IsoJpt1.0, whole genome shotgun sequence, a single genomic window includes:
- the LOC108010118 gene encoding uncharacterized protein, whose product MSMLGFVYLVLILGWILIVLFLKCKKSLAAPFRFGENYTDAIADPERRPSVHVIQLQQDDVEREDHYMNNFHRNTENLQRYSHRSQRSTLEERTIERTYPTDAVINPAFMHDEDYVINAPPPSYEEVMRQPQVYPQVRHNNHKISDADI is encoded by the exons ATGAGCATGCTGGGATTCGTCTATCTGGTTCTCATCCTGGGTTGGATTTTAATCGTCTTGTTCCTCAAGTGCAAAAAGTCCTTGGCCGCTCCCTTTCGCTTTGGCGAAAACTACACCGATGCCATCGCCGATCCAG AACGACGTCCCTCAGTCCATGTGATCCAGCTGCAGCAGGATGATGTGGAGCGCGAAGATCATTATATGAACAACTTTCACCGAAACACGGAGAATCTGCAGCGGTACTCCCATCGCTCGCAACGCTCCACCTTGGAGGAGCGTACAATCGAAAGGACATATCCCACAGATGCGGTGATAAATCCTGCTTTTATGCACGATGAGGACTATGTGATCAATG CCCCGCCACCATCCTACGAGGAGGTGATGCGCCAGCCACAGGTGTATCCTCAGGTGCGCCACAACAACCACAAGATCAGCGATGCTGACATCTAG
- the Lrt gene encoding uncharacterized protein Lrt, whose product MNAAGAIALFKFRTLIKRTSRPSPALRMWPKLSPILMLSLLCALAAASDLKDLLEDSTTTTSTSTSSSPLPSSSPTTPTAYVVSAAAVPAPVPRERGKPKSSSGKYVNKSAPRKRKAEQVSSLPLPVDDGLMEWKCPNITGTRNAELECGCDLPHTLRCNIDLHGMLLLADRLRTSPYSISLLDCSLRNVTFLSDAKIFDGVSLHGLVISSGEIKRVHKSAFLGIRGPLQALGLPGNALMSVPWNALSTLGALERLDLANNKIKALGTADFVGLTSLVYLELSNNQISSISQRTFGNLRKLEVLKLGGNRLGDYAQSLRSLSQCFSLRQLDLQANNLNGPLSEQTLPGMKNLESLNLNRNLIKSIQNKALANFSRLVSLSLRHNQIDVLQDHAFFGLGALDSLDLSYNGIVAISSASLQHLSRLTVLDLTHNFLRALTSDLIAPLPSLRELRLAGNDISIVARNAMDGARELESLQMQENPLSCDCSIRPFAEWLQESQLHSSLSASCVTPPRLEGAPLLQVPVETLSCDMDNVEKDNNNIMQHLETLAKPNQTSPIKDLSEEIILHELHFSADYGLILTWLLNLSKKDYMCDAIFVYKEEHINEILIDNSPIHCESKVVNGQNTVSVIVPDSSSLEIGESYRFCLVMIQEKKPEAELNIGCSNITQLERSSPGSVPVSRQYQRRPYYTANELKPEAAHEAGEDYQLNQRRFNSVVGSQPQQTQQSTLLHSYTVIDSLNKSFLPGLGLGVLVTSVLVLIWGATRIRQTGGSGNGNGSRNNDSIGSNSSSMHNNNNNSRPGTPTATTCYAASDHIARLADAENGTRYLKLQATTSL is encoded by the exons CCCAATTCTCATGCTCTCGCTGCTGTGCGCCCTGGCAGCGGCCAGTGACCTCAAGGATCTGCTAGAGGACAGCACCACCACGACCAGCACGAGCACCTCATCCTCGCCACTTCCTTCCTCCTCTCCCACCACGCCCACCGCCTATGTGGTATCCGCAGCAGCAGTTCCCGCCCCTGTTCCCAGGGAAAGGGGAAAGCCCAAGTCCTCATCCGGAAAGTATGTCAACAAGAGCGCTCCAAGGAAACGCAAGGCGGAGCAGGTGTCCTCGTTGCCGCTGCCCGTGGACGACGGCCTCATGGAGTGGAAGTGCCCCAATATCACGGGCACCCGGAACGCGGAACTCGAGTGCGGATGCGATCTGCCACACACACTCCGGTGCAACATTGACCTGCACGGGATGTTG CTCCTGGCGGACAGACTTCGTACCTCTCCCTACTCGATCTCCTTGCTGGACTGTTCCTTGCGCAACGTGACCTTCCTGAGCGACGCCAAGATCTTTGATGGCGTTTCGCTACATGGTCTGGTAATTTCCTCGGGCGAGATCAAGCGGGTCCACAAGTCCGCCTTCCTGGGAATCCGCGGACCTCTGCAGGCACTTGGTCTGCCCGGAAACGCCCTGATGAGTGTGCCCTGGAACGCTTTGTCCACGCTGGGAGCCCTGGAGCGCCTTGACTTGgccaacaacaaaatcaaggCTTTGGGCACCGCCGATTTTGTGGGTTTGACCAGCCTGGTCTATCTGGAGCTGAGCAACAATCAGATCTCAAGCATTTCCCAGCGCACATTCGGAAATCTTAGGAAGCTGGAGGTGCTGAAGCTGGGCGGGAATCGGTTGGGTGACTATGCCCAGAGCTTGAGATCACTGAGCCAGTGCTTCAGTCTACGCCAATTGGATCTGCAGGCCAACAACCTGAATGGACCGTTGAGTGAGCAAACTCTGCCCGGCATGAAGAATCTCGAAAGCTTGAATCTTAATCGGAATCTAATCAAGAGCATCCAAAACAAGGCTCTGGCCAACTTCTCGAGGCTGGTGAGCCTCTCCTTGCGCCACAACCAAATCGATGTCCTGCAGGATCACGCCTTCTTCGGCTTGGGAGCTTTGGACAGCCTAGATCTAAGCTACAACGGCATCGTGGCCATCTCCAGTGCCTCGCTGCAGCATTTGTCCCGTCTGACCGTACTGGATCTCACCCACAACTTCCTGCGAGCACTGACCTCCGACTTGATAGCACCGCTACCATCTCTCAGGGAATTACGGCTGGCGGGGAATGATATCTCTATTGTGGCCCGGAATGCGATGGACGGAGCTCGGGAACTGGAGAGTCTGCAGATGCAGGAGAATCCGCTGTCCTGCGACTGCAGCATCCGGCCATTCGCCGAGTGGTTGCAGGAGTCCCAGCTCCATTCCAGCCTCAGTGCCTCCTGTGTGACTCCGCCAAGGCTGGAGGGAGCTCCGCTTCTCCAGGTTCCCGTGGAGACACTTAGCTGCGACATGGACAACGTGGAGAAGGATAACAACAACATCATGCAGCACCTGGAGACGCTGGCCAAACCCAATCAGACGTCTCCCATCAAGGATCTTTCCGAGGAG ATTATTCTACATGAGCTGCATTTCTCGGCAGACTATGGCCTGATCCTCACCTGGCTTCTGAATCTTAGCAAGAAAGACTATATGTGTGATGCCATTTTTGTCTACAAGGAGGAGCACATCAACGAAATTCTTATAGACAATTCACCG ATCCATTGCGAGAGTAAAGTGGTCAATGGTCAGAACACAGTAAGTGTCATAGTGCCGGATAGTTCATCCCTGGAAATAGGAGAGAG CTATCGCTTTTGTCTGGTGATGATCCAAGAGAAGAAACCCGAGGCGGAACTGAACATCGGTTGCTCCAACATCACCCAGCTGGAGAGGAGCAGTCCGGGCTCCGTTCCCGTGTCCCGTCAATACCAGCGACGTCCCTACTACACGGCCAATGAGCTTAAACCGGAGGCAGCTCACGAAGCTGGTGAGGATTACCAGCTGAATCAACGTCGCTTCAATTCGGTGGTCGGAAGCCAACCGCAACAGACTCAGCAATCGACTCTGCTGCACAGCTACACGGTGATTGATTCGCTGAACAAGAGTTTCTTGCCGGGATTGGGCCTTGGAGTGCTGGTCACCTCCGTGCTGGTCCTGATCTGGGGAGCCACAAGGATTCGGCAGACGGGTGGCAGTGGTAATGGCAATGGTAGCAGGAATAACGATAGTAttggcagcaacagcagcagcatgcacaacaataataataacagCAGGCCGGGCACTCCAACCGCCACCACTTGCTATGCCGCCTCGGATCACATAGCCCGCCTGGCGGATGCGGAGAATGGGACGCGCTACCTCAAGCTGCAGGCCACGACGAGCCTGTGA
- the LOC108010001 gene encoding lysozyme yields MASHLPKGGALVLVLNLLLLSQWETESKLLTRCQLAKELLRHDFPRSYLSNWVCLVEAESGRSTSKSMQLPNQSVSYGLFQINSKNWCRKGRRGGICNIKCEEFLNDEISDDSRCAMQIFNRHGFQAWPGWMSKCRGRTLPDVSRC; encoded by the exons ATGGCCAGTCACTTGCCCAAAGGTGGAGCCCTCGTCCTGGTTCTTAATCTTCTCCTGCTTTCGCAATGGGAGACGGAGTCCAAGCTGCTGACACGTTGTCAGTTGGCCAAGGAGCTGTTGCGTCACGACTTTCCCCGCAGTTATCTATCCAATT gGGTTTGTCTAGTGGAGGCGGAGAGTGGACGCAGTACGTCAAAATCCATGCAACTGCCCAACCAGAGCGTCAGCTATGGACTTTTTCAG ATCAACAGCAAAAACTGGTGTCGCAAAGGTCGTCGTGGAGGCATATGCAACATCAAATGCGAAG AGTTCCTCAATGACGAGATCTCGGATGACTCACGCTGTGCCATGCAGATCTTCAACCGCCACGGATTTCAGGCCTGGCCCGGATGGATGAGCAAATGTCGTGGGCGCACGCTGCCCGATGTTTCGCGCTGCTAG